One Gordonia pseudamarae genomic window, TGGGCGACGGCCAGTGTGCCCGCCGCGGAGTGGGATTCGGTGGCACGGCGACACGGCGGAACTCCCAACTCGCTGTACATCGCCGTCGTCACAGGTCTGCTGCGATCGGGAGGTTATGCCCCGCTGGGTGATCCGATCAAGGTGGGCGTGCCCGTCGATGTCCGGGCAGCCGGTGACGACAGCTCGAACGCCACGGCCGGGGTGTCGATGATGCTCACCGACGATCCGACGCCGGGCGGTTCACTCACAGCGATCCGCGGAGTCTGCAAGGATGCCTTCCTGTCGCTGGCCGGTCGCCGTGCGGAGCCGGGCGACCTGACGGCACTGGTGTGGTTGTTGCCGTCGACCTGGCTGATCGGTGCGGTGAGCGCGGGAAACGGGATGCCCGATGCCATGGTGTCCAATCTCGGTGACATCGACGAGCGTGCGGTCCGATTGGGTTCGGCAACCGCTCGGCGCACCGCTTTTCGTGGTATCGCCCAGGGCGTTGACCCGGCGCTGCCGTACCGATTCGGCGACGGCGTACAGGCCTGGCTGCTGCGCGGGCACGACGAGGTGACCTTCTGCGTGGCCGGATTCGACGAGTCCGTGTTCGGCGATGGCCGGTTGCGTCGGCTGCTGGCCCAAGAACTCGCCGACTGGCAACTGACACATGATATCTGGTGAAAGGATGATTGCGATGACGATTCCCCGGCTGGCCGGTGCCGACGAAGCATATCTGCTCAGCGCGGACCTCTTCGGGGTCGGCGCGCCCATCCAGTTCTCCTGGGTGTTCGATGCCGATTCCGACCCCGGTGCCGCCGCCGTCACCGAACTGCGTGCGGCACTGGCCCGTGGCGCGCTGAATAGGGCTGTGGCGCGCACCCGTGTGCCGGCGGCCCGGGATCGCTGGGTACGGTCGGAGGTCGATGTGAGCACCACCGGCACAGAGCATATCGACGCCGGCGAGGTAGCGAACTGGCTCGACCGCCGACTCCGAGCCGCCCGGCTGGATCCGGCCGAGGGATCGGCCTGGCGGCTCGACGACGCCGTCACCGCCGACGGGCGTCGAGTGGTGTCGCTGTTGGTATCGCACATGGTGACCGACGGTCAGGGTGTGTACCGGGCGCTGGACGCCGCGACATCGGGACTCGGCACGGATCTGCCGAGCGGATCGTCGGCGCGCGGAGTGCGTGCGATCGGCGTCGACATCGCCGATGCGGCACGACAGTTGGTGGCCGCGGTGCGGGCGGTGCGGGTGGTTGTCGGCGAGGCGGTGCGCGGGGCGTCGCGTCGCGGCGACACCACCCGGCCGGCGCCGCCGCTGCCGCCGGAGTCCGCCGACGCACCCGACACCACGCTGGCGATCGTCGATGTCGACCGTGAGACATGGCACAGCTGCGCGCGGGCGCACGGCGGTACCGCCAACAGTCTGTTCGTCGCGGTCCTCGCCGGGATCGTCGCCCGGGCCGGTGTGCCGGTGGAGGAGGGGCGGGATGCGCGCACGAATGTGTGCATCGCGGTCAACAGGCGCGGGGACGACACCGACGATCGGGCCAACGCCTCAGGTGGAGTGTGGATCCGGGTTCCCGGCACAACAGAGCCACGAATGGACCTGTCCGACATACGAGCACTGAGCAAACAGGCTTTCGTCGACTACGCCGCGTCCGGGGCCGACCGGACCGCCGACCATCTCCAGTCGATCGTGCGACTGCTGCCGGGTGCGATCATCGGAAAGATGATGCGCGCCATCCCCGGACCGGACACCACCGTGTCCAACCTGGGGGTGGCACCGGAGTCCGCGCTCACCATCGGTGGCCGCACCGCGGCGCGCTTTGCGATCCGGGCGATCATGGTCGGTGTTCCGCCGTCCGCGCGCCGCACACAGGGGCCGGCGATCGCCGCGTGGGCCGTCGAATACGGCGACCGGATCACGTTGACGTTCTTCGGCATCAACCCCGACCACTTCGGCGACCCGGAGCTGTTGCACAAACTCATCGGCACCGAACTCGCCGCGTGGGGTGTCCCCGGTACCGCCTGGTGACAGACATGAGCACCTCCGCAACCCATATCGCCGTCATTCTGTACGGCAGCCGCGGCGACATCCAGCCGGGCGTGTGCCTCGCGCTCGAACTGCTCGAACGAGGTCACCGGGTATCGGTGGCCGTGCCACCCAACCTGGTGGCCTTCGCCCGCGCACTCGGCGCCGGTGAGGTGTACTCGATCGGCGTGGACACCCACACCGCGTGGTCCTCGGACGAGGCCGCCGACAGCCGTCGCCGGTCACCGATCGCCCGGCTCCGGTACGCCGTCACGACCGTCCGGGACGGGTTCGCCGCGTTCGACCGGTCGCTGACCGGGCTGTTTCTCGACGATCGGGCGCCGCTCGCCGATGCCGATGTGGTGGTGGCGGCGCCACTGTGCCAGGATCGCGCGCTCGCGATCACCGAACGGCTGGGGATCGCGTTGGTGGTGCTGCGATTCGGTCCGATGTCGGAGAACGGTGTGCTCGGTGCCGTTCCGGGGTGGAGCGATTCGTGGTCACCGGACTGGAAGCGACGGTCGTGGCGATTCGCCGACCGGGTTACCTGGTTGGCCACGGGCTGGAACGAGATGTTGTTCCGTCGCCGTCTGGGTCTGCCGCCGGTATTCGGTCCGCTGCCGAAACGGTTGGCTGCGCAGGGTATCCGGCAGATTCAGGCCTACGACCAGGAGATCGTGCCCGGTATCGCCGATGAGTGGGGGCCGCTCAGGCCGGTGGTGGGATTCTTCGACCTGTCGTCCCGCGATCGCCTCGCCCTCGACGAATCAGGCGGTGACAGCAGCGAACTCATGTCGTGGCTGGACGCGGGCGAGCAGCCGGTGTTCGTGTCGTTCGGCAGCATGCCGATCGACGATCCCGACCGACTGATCGGCATCTTCGCCGGTGCGGCCGCCGAGCTCGGATACCGTGTGCTGTTCTCCCTGGGGCCGCGACGTGGCCGCGATGCGACCGACCCGGGCATCTATTACACCGGCGCCGTGGATCATTCGGCGATTCTGCCGAGATGTTGCGCGGTCGTCCACCACGGCGGGGCCGGCACCACCGCGGCCGGTCTGCGTGCGGGTCTGCCCACGATGATCTGTGCGGTCACCGCCGACCAGCCGTTCTGGGCGGCCCGGATCCGCGCGCTCGGCGTCGGCTACGGCACCCGGTTGGGCAAGGTCACCGATGAGATCGCCCGGATCGGTCTGCGGACGATCCTCGATCCCGAAATCGTCTGTACCACACAGCAGTTGGCCGACCGCCTGGCCGCCCCCGACACGGCGGTCGCCGCTGCCGCCGCCGTCGTCGAGGCCGAGGTGGTGGTGCACACCTAAGTCGGTCGGGGCCAGTCCCGCACGAAATCAACTCCGTACGAGAAATCAACTCCGTACGAGGCGAACCCGCACGGGCAGATCTGCCCTGTGCGGATCAGCGCAGGATACGTGCCGCGCGGGCGGCCCTGATCCAGGACGGGAACTCACCGAGCACGCGATCGTAGAGGTCCTGGTCGGAGACGCGGTCGATGTCGTCGACGGCGAAGAATCCGACATTGTCGACGCGGCGGTCGGGCAGCGTGTCGAACCGCCGCAACACACCGTAGTCGGCGTTTCCGAGGCCGATGAACTGCCAGAAAATCGGATGCTCGACGGATGTGCGTAGCTCCCGCTCGATCTCGTCGTTGCGGTACACGCCGCCGTCGGAGAAGAACAGGACGAGGGTGGGGTGCGAAATCGGATTGCCGGACACATAGTTGCGCACCTCGGCGATCACCTTCTGCTCCTCATTGCCGAAACCGACCCTGGTCATGTCGATCTGGCCTGCCGCCGCCTGCTGCTGACGCTTCTTCTTGCGGAGGCCGCCGAACATGGTGGCGATGCGCACGTGCTGCGGAATCCACCGCGGCAGCTCGCCGAGCTGTGCGTCGGGGAGCCGGGCGGGGTTGGTGGCAAAGACCCACGCCTGCATGGTGGCATCGTCGTCGAGGACCGCGGACACGGCCGCGACACGCTCGACGCAGGTCGCGACGGTGCCGTTGGAGTAGAGCCTGGCCATCGACCCGGAGGCGTCGAGAACCAGGATCACCCGCGCCACGATCGGTTCGGTGGCGCCTGCCTTCCGCAACGAGACCGCGATCTGCTGTTTGCGCAGGCTGAGGCGTTTGCGCATGTCCACCGGCAGCAGCTCCTCGCCCTTGGAGAGGTTGATCGGCGCGGTCCCGGGTACCGGGTCCGGTGCCGCGGGCCGGGGTGCGGCCGGTGGTACAGGCGGCGTCTCCGGGGTCGGATCTTCATCGACGCTGATACCGAAATCGGTTGCCAGACCGGCAAGCCCGGAATCGTATCCCTGTCCGACAGCGCGGAACCGCCACCGGCCGTCGCGGCGATAGAGCTCACCGCCGACGAACGCCGTTTCGGTGGTGGCGGTCATCGGGAACCGTGCCACCTCCCGGCCGCCCGCGTCGATGAGTGTCAGGCACAGGTCGGGGACCTGTCCGAACGTGCCGCCGTCGGCGGACGCCGCGAGTACGATCCGCTCGATCGCCGGTTCGACGCGGGCGAGATCGATGTCGATCGAGTCGAACGTCCCGGACTTTCCGACGTGTTGCACCGCGTCCGAGGTGTGATACGGCTGGTTGTAGAAGACGAAGTCGGCGTCGTCACGGACCGATCCGGCGGTGGTGAGCAGCAACGCCGACGCGTCGACATCAGGACAGCCCGGCCCCGAGCGCCAGCCCAGCGCCGCGCGGACCTGCAGGATATCGAGACCGATGTTGGCGCCTTTACCGAGGATCGTCACCGGTCACATCTTGCCAGGTATGTCCGCCGTCGCACGGTACGGGAGCGCGGTACCGGAGAACGACCCACCGCTCACAGCCGGACACCGCTGATGACGATCTGGCGGGTGACGCCGCCGACCTCGACTATCTGCAGGACGGTGCCGTCGGGTGCGATGTGGACCTCTCCGGTGGGCCGGCCGTCGATGGTGCTCTGGTATATGTACAGGTCGCCGTTGTAGACGATGACCGTGGTCCGGTAGGTGTCTGTGTCGGCGTCGTATCGAACCACCGTCTGGTAGTGGGTGCCGTCGGCTCCGGTGACCGGCGCACCCACCGGGATTCCGTCAACGGTGTAGGAACCCTGCGGGCCGAGCGCGATGTTGATCCGGCGGATATGGGTTTTCCCGGTGGACTGGTCACCCTCGGTCGTCGTCACCCACAGGTAGGTGCCATCACCGATGACCTGGCTGGTCGCGGTTCCGTCGACTTGATAGACGGTGGAACCGTTGAGTTGGCGGACGATGGTGTTCGTCCCGGTGATCACCTGATATACGTTTCCGTCGGCCGTCACGACGGGACCGCCGACCGGTTCTCCCGGGATGTCCACGGTGCCGCTCGGGGGGAAGGCATCGAAGTTGAACACGTGAATGTGGGTCACGGTGGTGCCGGGGGTGGCGCCGTCGGTCCGGGTCACGAAGTAGCCCCGGTTGGTTCCGGGAAGGAAGGCCACATCGCCCACGGGCGTGCCGTCGACATCGAAATAGCCGACATAGCCCCAGTCGTAGTTGAATCTGGCGATCTGGGTATTCCCGTCGGCCAGCCGGGTCAGCAGGTAGGCGGTGCCATCATCGTCGAAATATGCTCCACTGTAAGGGGTTCCGTCAATGTCGAGGTCGGCCGGCGAGGTGAGGGTGGCTGAGTATCGGTACAGCGTTGTCTCGTCGGTGCTCGCGTTGTGGCTGACTTGGTACACAGCACCGTCGGGACCGATGTACACCGTCCCCACCGGAACCCCCGCGGCGTTGACGGATGTGGTCACCCCGGCCGCCGGGTTGAGCAGCGATATGCGGGTCTTCATGGTGCCGGATACCACCCGTTCGGTGGTGAGGTAGACCTGTCCGCCCGGTCCGATCACGACGGGACCGGTCGCCTTCTCGTTGAGGATGGAATGGGTTTTGCCCAAACCGTCGGCGCCGATCACGTACACGGAGGTGTTGTTGCCCAACGACATCACCTGATAGGCGTTGCCCGCCGCGTCGAATCGCAGGTTCCCCACCGGGGTGTGAGTCGCCTCGAAGAAGTACTCCATACCGTCGCCGGCCGGGCCGCCGAAGCTGGTGATGTAGGTCCTGTTGGAGCCGTTGGTGGTGGTCTGATAGGCGGTTCCGTTCGGGCCGACCTGAACACCGCCCAGCGGTGTGCCGGTGACCGACCGGGTGGTCGCCGCCCGGGTCACCGGATCGATATAGGTGACATACGTTGTGCCTGTTGTCGAATCGTGGGTGGTGAAGTAGGTGCGACCGTCGCTGGAGGTGGCTGCCTGCCCGACGGGTGCACCGGGTGCGGAGATCGCGGCGATACCGATGGTGACGGTCTGCGTGGCGGTGCCACCGTTGCCGTCATCGACGGTGATGCTGAGGGTTTCGGTCCGGGTCGCCGGATCGTCCCCGGCGAACGAGGCGTTCCAGCGGGCCGTCGCGGTGGGTGTGAAGGTGTACGTGCCGTCGCCGTTGAGCGTGAAGCTGCCCTTGTCGGTGGTGAAAGTTCCGGCCGTACCGGAGTTTCCGTTCACGGTGTAGGTGAGGGGGTCGTCGTCGGGATCGGTGGCGGTGATGGTGCCGGTGGCGATCCCCGTGATCGGGTCGAGGGAGGTGGGCGGGTGGACGGTGAGCGTCGGTGCCTCGTTGGTGATGACGGCGTCCACGACAACGGTGACTGTGGTGGTTGTGGTGTGGCCGGTCTGCCCGAGCCAGAACGGGATCGCGAAATGATGGTGGTGCCGGCCGGTTTCGTCGGAGACGGTGACGGTGAAGGTGTCCGTCCCGCCGTTGTCGAGCAGGTCCTGGTCGGGGGTGTAGGTGAAGGTGCCGTCGGAATTGACGGTGACCCCGCCCTTGGTGGGTCCGGTGGTGACCTGATAGGTGATCGGATCGTTCTCATGGTCGGTGGCGTTGAGATCGCCTGTCACTACCCCGGTGTCGGGATCGGAGGTGGTGACGGTGGGTGTGGCGACCGGGGCCTGATTGTGCCAGTGCTCCTGGTGCCGCCGCACGATCCACGCCAGCGCCCAGGCGATCGGGTTGCCGGACGCGGGCGAGTTGCCGCCGCTGAGCAGCGGAAGGCCGAACAGGGTCAACAGACCCAACGCGGAGCTGAGCGGAGAATCACTGAGGGATGCGGCCGGTGCACTCGTCGGATCCGGCACGGACTGCTGGGCGGGCACGGAGAACGCGGCCGTCGACAGCGCCCCCGTCGACAGTGCCTCCGTCGACACCGGTTGTGCGGGAGTGGCGGGGGTCGGTGCCCGGTCGCTATCGGACGGGGCGGGGTCAGCGGTGGACGGATCGGAAATGCCGCCGGTGTCGCTGTCGTGGTCATCGGGTGCCGTCGGGTCGCCGGTGGAGGAGGCGGCGGGCGCGTCACCGACTCCGTCATCGACGGCGGCGGTCGGTGCGGTGTCCGGCTCGACCATCGGTTCGGGCTGCGGATATACCGACGCGTCCTCGGTGCCGGGGCTCCCGGTGCCCTCGACGCTGTCGGCCGGGCTGCTGTCGGTTGGTTCGGTGTCGGTCGTGTCGGTGTCGGTGTTGCTGTCGGTCGTGTTGCTGTCGGTCGTGTTGCTGTCGGGGCCCGGGGCGATGTCGTCCGCGGCGGGCTCGGTGGCTGCCGCGTCGTCGGATGCGTCACCTGAATCCGTTGAGCCTTCCGGATCCGCCGCGTCATCCGAATCCCCGGCCCCTGAGCCGTCCGGCCCTGAAGTGTCTGAGTCCTGGTCCCCGGTGCCCGAATCCCCGGGGCCCGAATCCCCGGGGCCCGAATCCCCTGTATCGGCTGCGGGCCCGCCGGAGGAAGGCTCCGTGGTTCCGGGCTCTGCGGTTCCGGGCTCTGTGGCCGCCGCGCTGGTCGAGGTGGTTCCCGACGCCGCGTCGTCGGATTCGGCTCGGGCGGTGCCGTTCCCGCCGAACAGAAATATGCTCACCCCGGCTGCGGCGGCGATCATCCGGGTGCGGTGGCTGTAGGAGGTTCTCATTGCTGCGGCCTTCATATCGAGACGTGTGTTCGGAATCCCTGCTGTCGCTGCGGGCCGGTGGATTCCGGTCGGTCGGTCGGTCGGGCTGTCGGATCGGTGACGCGTGGTTTCAACTGTCAGGCGCCGCGGCGGCGCTGTCATCTGTGCGATGACAGAGATCGCAGCGCCACATCTGCCGACCCGATCGACAAGAACGTCGAACGGCGGGGTGATCGGTGGGGGTATCCGGCGAACCGGCGGTGCCGGTCTGGTAGCCGGCCGGCGCGGAAGTGTCGGCGCCATCGTGACCTGTGTCGCCTGGGGGCCCGGGGCACTCGGGGCCGAACCGCTCGGTTGGGCTTCCTGAAAGCCGGACTCCGCCGGACTCCGGGGGCGCCGGCGCCGACGGGCCCGGAATGCGAGGGACTCGAACCACCGACGGCGGGGGGTGTCGTGGCCGAGTCTCCTCCCGGTCCCGTCGACGCCGACGGTTCGGGGTCCCCGGACGGGGAGGGAGCGGCGCCGGGTGAGTCGTCCTCACCCGGCGCGGCTTCGCACACAACCGTGCCCCGGGACAGCCGGCCACAAATCCGTCGCATGACGGAGATTCGGGCGCCAAATACGCCCGGACCGGCGAACCGGTCAGCGACCGGCGACGAATGCGGCCAGTTCGACGCGGGTCCGCATACCGAGCTTGGTGAGTGCGTGCGAGACGTGGGTCTGTACCGTGCGCGTCGAAATATGCAGGAGTTCGGCTATTTCCGGTCCATTACATCCCTCGCCGACCAATTCGGCAATGGTCCGTTCGGTCCGCGTGAGGCTTTCCCAGCCCGTCTGTGGCCGTGTGCGCGTCGCGCCGGGCGTCAACCGCAGGCCGTGGGGACGCAGCCGGGAACACAGCCGTTCGGAGATCGTCACGGTCCCCATACTCTGGGTCAGTGCCAGCGTCTCGTGGGCGATCCCGCGGGCCAGTGCCTTGTCACCGGCCATCGCCGCGGCGCAGGCCGACTCCTCCAGCGCCCGGGCCCGGCCGATCTGAAAGCCGGCGGTGTCGTGGGCGGCGGCAGTGGCGCGGCCGACGGTCACCACCGTCATCGGGTCGGCGCCCGACAGCATCGTGGCCACGATGGCGCGGATGAGGTCGACATCGCGTGCGGCCCAGTCCGCCTGCGGATACGGCTGGTCGTCGAGATCGGTAACGATGCGGCGCAGCAGTGCCGTGTCGCCGGCCCGCAGTCCGATCCGGACACATTCGATGCCGAACTCGGGCATCCACATGAACGCACCGTGCTCGTGCGCACGGATCCATACCGACATCGCGGCAGCGGCCGCCGGGCGCAGCTTGCGGGTCGCCTCCAGGAGTTGAACGGCGGTGGCATCGATCACCGGGATGCCGAGCTGGTCGGGCAGGCCGCCGGTGTTCCACTCGTCGATCCGGGATGCGGCGTCGGCGAGGTCGCCGGAGAGGATGGCGGCGTGGATGCGGCCGCCGACGGCCAGCGACGTCCAGCCCATGTCGGCGGTGGCGACCCGTTCGAGTCCGGCATCGAACGACGCGGCGGCATCGGACACCCGGCCCAGATCCAATTCGATTCCGCCCTGGATGAATTCGTGGTAGGCGATCATCCAGTCCGCGCCCCGGTTGGCGCGCAGCCCGGTCACCGACCGCAGCAGGTCGGCGGCCGGTCCCGCGCCGTGGGCGTACTGCTCGACCAGCGGCACCCAGATATTGGCGCCGGACGAGCTGTTGTCGCCCCTGGCGCCGTCGTCGGCATCGCGGCGGGACGCGATCAGGATCAGCCGCAGCGATTCGTTCAGGTCGCCGAGGAGCATGCGGCGCAGCGACTCCGCGATCACCCCGGACAACGGCCTGGTCTCGACCTCCGACAGGTCGAAGAACGGCTCGCGCGGAACAGGTTCGGCGCCTTCCATGATGCCCACGTACCGGCGCAGATCCTCGAGTTCGGTGATCGTGTCGTCGTCGATGGGCAGTGCCAGGGTCTGGTCGATCAGGTCGCGGGCCCGCTTCGTGTCACCCTTGGTGATGACTGCGAACAGCAGCACCTGATGCAGGTCGGCGATCTCCTCGACGGTCGTGGCATGGGCCAGGCCGTCCTCGGCCACCTGCGCCGCGCGGGTGAATTGTCCTGTGTGGGTGAGCGCGGTGGCGAGGTTCAGGTGCATCAACCGCAGGTTCTTGGACGCCGTCACATCGGCGGGCAGGGTGTCGAGCAGTTCAACGGCCACCGCCGGTGCGTAGTCGAGTTCGAGCCGGGCGGCGGTGACGGCTGCCGCACTGCGGTCGGCATCGGTCCCGGCGGCGATCGTGTGATGGGCCACGATCTGTGCCGTGCGCCGGGCGGCGGGGTGGTCGGCCACCGCCTGGTGCAGGACGGTGCGCAGTGCGGGTGCGAGTCGTTCGTAGGTGACGTCGGCGTACAGGTCGTGGGTGAAGTGCAGGGTGTCGCCGGGACCGGTGCCCACGACACCCGCGTCGATGGTGGTCTGGGCGGCGCCGACGAGGGCGGCAGGTGGCGAACCGTCGAGTGCCGCGATCTCGGTGAGGGTGGCCGGGCCACCCCACACGGCGAGCTTCTGGGTCAACTCACGGGCCGTCGGATCCAGCAGCGCCAGGTGTGAGCCGATGACCTCCTTGATGCCGTCGTGGACGGTGGCCACGCCGTCGGGGTCGACGGTCGCGACGCCGTCCTGAACGTGTAGGTCGCCGGTCTGCCGCAACGACCGCAACAGTGAGAGCGCGTGCATCGGGTTTCCGCCCGAACGTTCGAGCACCTCCTCGACACCGGCGCCGGGGGTGGCGTGCAGCGCGCCCGCTGCGAGGGCGATCAGTTCCGCCGGCGACATGGGCGGCACGTCCCATTCGCGGACTCCCGGCAGGGACAGCAGCCGGGTCAGTGATTGGCGGTTCGGCAGGTGCCGGCGCGTCAGGATCAGTACGAGCGGCAGATCGCGGGCGGCGCCGGTGAGCCGGGTGAACAGGTC contains:
- a CDS encoding VWA domain-containing protein, with protein sequence MTILGKGANIGLDILQVRAALGWRSGPGCPDVDASALLLTTAGSVRDDADFVFYNQPYHTSDAVQHVGKSGTFDSIDIDLARVEPAIERIVLAASADGGTFGQVPDLCLTLIDAGGREVARFPMTATTETAFVGGELYRRDGRWRFRAVGQGYDSGLAGLATDFGISVDEDPTPETPPVPPAAPRPAAPDPVPGTAPINLSKGEELLPVDMRKRLSLRKQQIAVSLRKAGATEPIVARVILVLDASGSMARLYSNGTVATCVERVAAVSAVLDDDATMQAWVFATNPARLPDAQLGELPRWIPQHVRIATMFGGLRKKKRQQQAAAGQIDMTRVGFGNEEQKVIAEVRNYVSGNPISHPTLVLFFSDGGVYRNDEIERELRTSVEHPIFWQFIGLGNADYGVLRRFDTLPDRRVDNVGFFAVDDIDRVSDQDLYDRVLGEFPSWIRAARAARILR
- a CDS encoding glycosyltransferase, whose product is MSTSATHIAVILYGSRGDIQPGVCLALELLERGHRVSVAVPPNLVAFARALGAGEVYSIGVDTHTAWSSDEAADSRRRSPIARLRYAVTTVRDGFAAFDRSLTGLFLDDRAPLADADVVVAAPLCQDRALAITERLGIALVVLRFGPMSENGVLGAVPGWSDSWSPDWKRRSWRFADRVTWLATGWNEMLFRRRLGLPPVFGPLPKRLAAQGIRQIQAYDQEIVPGIADEWGPLRPVVGFFDLSSRDRLALDESGGDSSELMSWLDAGEQPVFVSFGSMPIDDPDRLIGIFAGAAAELGYRVLFSLGPRRGRDATDPGIYYTGAVDHSAILPRCCAVVHHGGAGTTAAGLRAGLPTMICAVTADQPFWAARIRALGVGYGTRLGKVTDEIARIGLRTILDPEIVCTTQQLADRLAAPDTAVAAAAAVVEAEVVVHT
- a CDS encoding Ig-like domain-containing protein, with amino-acid sequence MRTSYSHRTRMIAAAAGVSIFLFGGNGTARAESDDAASGTTSTSAAATEPGTAEPGTTEPSSGGPAADTGDSGPGDSGPGDSGTGDQDSDTSGPDGSGAGDSDDAADPEGSTDSGDASDDAAATEPAADDIAPGPDSNTTDSNTTDSNTDTDTTDTEPTDSSPADSVEGTGSPGTEDASVYPQPEPMVEPDTAPTAAVDDGVGDAPAASSTGDPTAPDDHDSDTGGISDPSTADPAPSDSDRAPTPATPAQPVSTEALSTGALSTAAFSVPAQQSVPDPTSAPAASLSDSPLSSALGLLTLFGLPLLSGGNSPASGNPIAWALAWIVRRHQEHWHNQAPVATPTVTTSDPDTGVVTGDLNATDHENDPITYQVTTGPTKGGVTVNSDGTFTYTPDQDLLDNGGTDTFTVTVSDETGRHHHHFAIPFWLGQTGHTTTTTVTVVVDAVITNEAPTLTVHPPTSLDPITGIATGTITATDPDDDPLTYTVNGNSGTAGTFTTDKGSFTLNGDGTYTFTPTATARWNASFAGDDPATRTETLSITVDDGNGGTATQTVTIGIAAISAPGAPVGQAATSSDGRTYFTTHDSTTGTTYVTYIDPVTRAATTRSVTGTPLGGVQVGPNGTAYQTTTNGSNRTYITSFGGPAGDGMEYFFEATHTPVGNLRFDAAGNAYQVMSLGNNTSVYVIGADGLGKTHSILNEKATGPVVIGPGGQVYLTTERVVSGTMKTRISLLNPAAGVTTSVNAAGVPVGTVYIGPDGAVYQVSHNASTDETTLYRYSATLTSPADLDIDGTPYSGAYFDDDGTAYLLTRLADGNTQIARFNYDWGYVGYFDVDGTPVGDVAFLPGTNRGYFVTRTDGATPGTTVTHIHVFNFDAFPPSGTVDIPGEPVGGPVVTADGNVYQVITGTNTIVRQLNGSTVYQVDGTATSQVIGDGTYLWVTTTEGDQSTGKTHIRRINIALGPQGSYTVDGIPVGAPVTGADGTHYQTVVRYDADTDTYRTTVIVYNGDLYIYQSTIDGRPTGEVHIAPDGTVLQIVEVGGVTRQIVISGVRL
- a CDS encoding helix-turn-helix transcriptional regulator, with amino-acid sequence MPAPQLSRRQVTIADLTDALATALNAAPGASRTLVIASGPGTGKSHILRELLDTLPTLTGPRLDGTVCTLRRAEADDLSWRRPYAVAAALLDHDIPTTVPDDFADDLYARVDDLCARGPLVLALDDAHHADAASLDLFTRLTGAARDLPLVLILTRRHLPNRQSLTRLLSLPGVREWDVPPMSPAELIALAAGALHATPGAGVEEVLERSGGNPMHALSLLRSLRQTGDLHVQDGVATVDPDGVATVHDGIKEVIGSHLALLDPTARELTQKLAVWGGPATLTEIAALDGSPPAALVGAAQTTIDAGVVGTGPGDTLHFTHDLYADVTYERLAPALRTVLHQAVADHPAARRTAQIVAHHTIAAGTDADRSAAAVTAARLELDYAPAVAVELLDTLPADVTASKNLRLMHLNLATALTHTGQFTRAAQVAEDGLAHATTVEEIADLHQVLLFAVITKGDTKRARDLIDQTLALPIDDDTITELEDLRRYVGIMEGAEPVPREPFFDLSEVETRPLSGVIAESLRRMLLGDLNESLRLILIASRRDADDGARGDNSSSGANIWVPLVEQYAHGAGPAADLLRSVTGLRANRGADWMIAYHEFIQGGIELDLGRVSDAAASFDAGLERVATADMGWTSLAVGGRIHAAILSGDLADAASRIDEWNTGGLPDQLGIPVIDATAVQLLEATRKLRPAAAAAMSVWIRAHEHGAFMWMPEFGIECVRIGLRAGDTALLRRIVTDLDDQPYPQADWAARDVDLIRAIVATMLSGADPMTVVTVGRATAAAHDTAGFQIGRARALEESACAAAMAGDKALARGIAHETLALTQSMGTVTISERLCSRLRPHGLRLTPGATRTRPQTGWESLTRTERTIAELVGEGCNGPEIAELLHISTRTVQTHVSHALTKLGMRTRVELAAFVAGR